The genomic stretch ACAGGAAGTCTTTAGGAAATGGAGCACACAACTTCTACCATGATAGTTCTCCATGTGAAATCAAACCTAAAGAATGCTTACGTTGGAGGTGTGTCTGCTCAACCCACAGGCGCTTGCCTGCTCCACTGTCAGTCTTACACCGCACGTTGACTTCAGCCACAGCTGACGCTTCTCAGGCACGCTGTCTTGAGCTTTACCTTTACCCCACATTCCCAAGATGTATCCAGTCAGCATCAATCAACTTCCTAAATTTCCACAAGCAGACAGGTAGCCTGCCCTGAGCATCTCAGCATACCAAGGGCCAAGGAAAAGGACTGAAAGGCTCCTGCCTCCCACAAGAAACCCCAGGAGTGGCTGGGCAGCCCACTCTGATCAATTCAATGAGTAAAGTGCCCATGAAGACACAGTGTGCAGCCAGTGAACTAGTCTCCTACCTGAGCCTACTATTTATACCTCAGCCCCTGCACGGTCCTGAAACAATACTGGGGAGTGGGAAAATCCTGAATAAATGAAATCTTGAGCAAATGTGTGCTGTTGACATGGGCACGGACATGTCAAGGACGTTCAAAcccatgggaaaatggcaaagctTTACTTTCCCCGGGTGAGGCTTATGGGGATAGGAAAGCTGTGTGCAGATATTTATGATGTGTGCAGAATGTGTCCACCATAGCTTTCTCCCCCCTGGAGAGCCTGAAGAGTGCTCCCCCACAGAGACTGCAGCTACCACAATTAACTGAAAGCTGCCCATTTTATTCAGCTGTGTGCAAAAACCTTGCTCCTCTGTTCAAGCATATAAATAAACACTGAGCTTGGAGAGGGAAATGTCAGCTTCTCTGTCAGAGGCCCCAGTCCACTCAATCCCGGCTTTTTCTGCTTGTCTATGTTTCTgtatttgtcatttctttgttcCCTCACCACCCTAGTAGGGTCTGTCCCTGGATACATGCAAGGACAGAGCAGAAACTGAAGAATACCACATTCCTGCTGCcaggctttctttgttctgcctgATCAAAACTTCcagaggccgggcagtggtggcacacacctttagtcccagcttttgagaggcagaagctacaaaaaaacaaacaaaaattcatcacttaaatgagaaaaaagaaatataaatcattaaacaaaacaaaaagaatccatGAAagactcaataaataaaataaaatacagttgcGAGTCTCAATAACAGATTATATTATCCAGGAGTGAGAATTCTGAGCTTGAAGACAGGCTTTTGAGATAACCCATCAgagcaaaaaaaggaaaagaaataggaaaaagacAACGAATAAAGTACATAAGGCTAATGAGACATTATAAGTGAAAAATATTCACATTATAGGACTTGCAGAATGAAAAGAAACCTGTTTTGtgagggctggtgaggtggcttagtggttagagATGCTTGCTACCAcgttgacaacctgagttccatgtTTGGAACCTAcgtgatagaaggagaaaactgactcctctaagttttcctctgacctccacacatacattaTGACATTCAcatggcacatgcatgcaaataagtcataaataaatacataaacaaataaaactatttaaatattaGTTGAAAGCCTTCCAGATATTGGGAAAATGCTTGGGCATCCAAGTACAATAAATTCAAAGGACCTCACTTATATTCTACTTATATGGTCGTGTTGAAAACAAACTCTTAAAAAAACCCAAGACAAGATAttctgaaaaacaagagaaatatgCCAAGTCACATATAAGCAGGGCCCTAGTAGACTAGCATTAGAGTCTACAACAGAAACTTTCCAACACTGGATTAAACTTTCTAATTAAATGAATTAGGTTGGCTGAatagatttcttttaaagaaatacaactgTATGCTATCTACAAAACCTCACAGAACGGTgctgaaaaatggaaagaaagccactgggttgcagagaagaaaagagaaagtgaggtaAGGAAGGGAGAGCTGCAGTCCATGTGGCTAAAATGGCACCCACGACCCTGCCCAGCATGGCTCCCTCTGTCATTAATGACAAACGTTTTGTCAGAGTCcacaatccaaaaaaaaaaaaacataatgtcAGGAAAGCCATATCTACATCCTCTATTGATCCAAAGAAATAGAGCCCAGACTGAGctcaagcaataaaaataatagaatctCAAACATCCCTGATGACCCTGGTAGCCATAAtgcttaacagaaaaaaaaaaaaagaaagaaatgcatcgATATGTTCAGGAAAAAGGTTGAGCTCCATGGAATGTCCCATGAGCTGAAGCTCAGATTTATCCTGTCAAAAGAAACTGGAGCTGGAAGACGTACTCAGTGCTTGGTCCCTTTCAGGAAGTGGATGAATGCCTCAAGAACAATGCAAAACAGTCACCAGAGCCCTTGGCATCATAAGGCATGGACTACCCACAAGACTGGCCTACCTGGAGGGAGAAGGGCAGCAGGCCTGGATGCTCTCCAGTCTGACTTAGCAACCACTCACCATCCACTTGGCATAGACAACTTGAAAGAAACTTTGTAGGTTCTGGGTTTGCTGTGTAAACCAAGGAACTCCCAGGAGCAACAAATAAAGCCACAATCTTGAGCTATGTAGCCTGGGAAAGAGCCACTGTGTGGAGACCCCTGGGGACTCCCACATCACATACTACTTCAGCAAGATATAGCAAccttgtttgatttcttttaattaagTAAAATCTTGTaatagaagattaaaaaaataaacggATGGCTATTTaaggaaattataatttttttcttagctaaAGTATGCAGTACCCATGTGTTGAAATATAACACCGTATCCCATAAatgcatacaaaaaaaaatagaatgaaaagaaaaataaaaggcaaagaatACACATGCTTGACTAACACAAAGAGAGGAAAGTGGGTGCAGGTCTGGTCATTAGCCACTGTCAGCTGAAAGGTAAATCCCTCGTATTACTTAACCAACTGGACTTTGAGCTCAATGTCTGCCTGGGCCTTTTTCttcccacccttcttcctccCACATGTAGGCGGGCAATGCTTACAGGATTTAGGGCCAAGGTAGAAGGGATTAGTGAGAGCGAGGTCAGTGAACCAGCAGTGGCTGCACCATGAGTGTCTCTGCTCTGAGCCCCACCAGGTTCCTGGGCAGCGTCTCTGGCTTCCTCCAAGTGGTCTCCGTGCTTggcctgctcctgctgctgttcaAAGCTGTCCAGTTCTACCTGCACAGGCAATGGCTACTCAAGGCTTTCCAGCAGTTCCCATGCCCACCCTTTCACTGGTTCTTTGGGCACAAGGtatgaaggaaagggaagggaaaggaagggaagggaagggaagggaagggaagggaagggaagggaagggaagtgtaggtgggtgggtgggtgggagagcaGGGGGGATGGGTTTCTCAGAGACATCAAGTTCACAGGACAATGCCTGCTGTATAAGAAATCCAAGTACTTCATGTGATACCCAGCTCAGGCTCGTACACATAACAATAGGGCTGCTCAACCTGTCTGGCTGCTGTCCAACTGTGTTCTGCTAGCCTTGTATTTGGAAGGCTGTGGTTGGTCCTACCTAgactcctcctcttctgtctggaCACCTTTAATAACCTCTGTGGTTCTCAACTTCTAGGTGGCTCCTTGCCTAGTCACTCATGACTATTCTCTCCCAAGCTCAGAGCTTGCCTGAGAACGCAAACATCAGTGAGATGGAAACCTTGCCCCATGGGGTTCTTGATGGGGCAATGGCACACATCTCAGAAGCTCTCGGGCACAGGAAGAGTTCACACTAGCTAGGATAAGTAGGTGGCTGTCCAGAGCAGGGGAATTTTTGGGATGGGTGAATTACAAGATGAAGTCCTAAAGTCATAGCACATTAAAGGAGTGAGGGCACTGATGTTAGAACTTCCTCAGGGTCCACTtagctctcccttctccttccacaCACCCTGTACTGTGAGCTACCTGGATTCAAGCACACAATCATTTCCATATACCATAGTGCTCAGTTCAGGAGCCAGGCACAGATTATGAAATCTCCCAGCAAGGGAGATAGTGTAGCAGCCTGTATGGCTGGGAAGGGACAGAACTGACCCCTTGTACTGTCACCCCAGGAAATAAGGGTCAGAGCCAAGTAGGAGGATACATGAAAAGGCAGTCAACAAAGGATTGTGCGATAGATGCTCTTAGAAAGATAtggggtgggactggagagatggctcagcagttaagagcactgactactctcccagaggtcctgagttcaattcccagaaaccacatcgtggctcacaaccatccataataagatctgatgccctcttctgacccacaggtgtacatgcagagcactgtgtacacaataataaataataaataaataaaccttttttaaaaagaaagaaagatatgggGACGTGGTGCTTGTGTGCAGGGCTCGGGACCTGACCATGCAGCTCCTCTGAGAAGCACAGCTTCACCCAGCAGGACTCTCAAGTCCGGCTCAGGACCGGCCCCTGGTAGGGCAAAGCTATGGGTGGTAGCACAGACAGTCCATCAAACTGCTGCACATTCCTGGCAGCTTCTGAAAAGCCTAGAATGATGCCTCTGTGCTTGTTCTGCTCTTGTTTCCAGTCCAAAAGCTAAGCAAGAGCCTCACTACCCATTACCTCATCTCTCCCATGACAGCAGTTCCTAAACGACCAGGAACTAAAGACCCTTGTGGCATGCATGGAGGACTTCCCAAGTGCCTTTCCTCGCTGGTTCTGGGGAAGCAAAGCTTACTTTACTGTCTATGACCCAGACTATATGAAGGTGATTCTGGGACGATCAGGTGAGAGTGACACTTCATTGTGGAGAGGGAAGCCCCTTCCTCTTTGGTGCTTGTAGGCTGACAAATTCCAGAAGAGTGTAGCCCTACACCCTCTATCTACCATTCTCCCAGGCCTCAACCCAGCACATGGCCAACAGCATTCAGCACTGAAGAGCCAAACCCTTTAGCCCAGtgactttatctttctttgttatttaatCTAATTAAGATGGGAAGTCATGTGAATTGCCCCAggtctaaaaaacaaaattcaaatccatATTGGCTTGAATTTGAAATCTCTAATTTTTACCTGCCTGGAATCATAGGATAACTAAGCCACCATCCactgtaatacacacacacacacacacacacacacacacacacacacacacacaccacttgtcATACTTGTCACACTTGTCCTATTCTTTGACTTCGAGCACATGGACTGTTTCTCACCAACTTGCCAGTCCAGCCCTGGTGGAGTCCAGCTACCTTCCTAAGCCTGACTGTTAGGACAAAGCTTGAAGGGGATATGGGAAATGGACAGAGACATAGATCAGTTGACAAGTGACAGTGACTTAAAAGATCACAAAAAGCCCAAGGCCTCAATCACAGCTACCTCAAGGTTGCCTTATTTACCCTATTTCATGTGAAGTCATTGTTTTCCCTTTCAGATCCAAAGGCTAATGGTGCCTACAGACTGCTGGCTCCTTGGATTGGTATGTATGTCTAAACTGGGAATGTTACCTACTCCCAGTTAGATCTTCCAAGTGCTGTGTTTCTGGTTCGCAGAGAATGAAATGTGACAGGCTACCACTGTCGTGATCGTCCTCCAAAGCTCTACTTGTGACTTCTGACCCTTCACTCCTCCAACACTCCTATTTGATCATCAATTTGATCTACCTCCTCCCGcatcttttgtaatttttaccTCACAGCTGTCATAGTCACAGAGTGTATGTCTGTCCCACTAGCTAGGAAATCCAAGTCCTGAACTGTACCACTCTTCAGAGTTGTCTTCCTCAGTTCCATTTCATACCACTCCCCTACACCCAGTTTATCTAATGGTCTCTCTGATTTcatccaacacatacacacacccatctcTGGCCCAGGGTATGGTTTGCTCTTACTGAATGGACAGCCGTGGTTCCAGCACCGGCGGATGCTAACCCCAGCCTTCCACTACGACATTCTGAAACCCTATGTGAAAACTATGGCCGACTCCATCCGACTGATGCTGGTGAGTTCATTTGACTTGCTTTTCCTCTACCCACCTCAGCTTTGCTGTCTTTTCTACATCATCTGCTGCTGGTTCTGCTACTGCCACAGCTTCAGCAGCAACCCCttatttcttccccttctcttcttacTCCTAATaaccccccccccgtctctccctccctccctccctccctccttctctccaccTACTCAGAGTGTATATCAACAAGCTCCACATATGTATTCTACTATAAACAGGGATTATTCAAATACAGGTGAAACAGAAACATTCCAGGTACCAGGATACAGCCAAACTTGTTCATTGCCCAAGGCAAAGAACGTCATAGTAGATAGACACTCTGATTCCCTCTTCAAAACGTCAAATTCAGAGGGACTTCCCCGAATGATACTTAGCCAGGGTTTCCCCTCGGGTCTCAGTGCCTCTGCATGGACTTGAGTGACCATCAAGGAAATGGACTCCACATTCACATTGTCATAGACAAACCTGCCATACCACCACCTTCCAACAGGACCCTGGCTTCTGTCGGTCTTGGTTAACTGgagttggcttacagttcagaggtttagttcatcgTCACCATGGTGGAAAGCACGGTGGCACAccggcagacatggtgctggagaggtgctgagagttctacatctggatccaaaggCATCAGGAGTGGAGTGAGACGCAGAGTGtgccttgagcatctgaaacctcaaagccagccacCAGtgaccacttcctccaacaaagctgaACCTACTCCAACATGGCTACgcctcctgatagtgccactctctaCAGGCCTATGGAAGCCATTTTTACTCAAATCAATtcaaattttcattcattcacactCACTCACTTGTTCTCAGCAAGCTTTTGATAAATAAACAGTAGCTGAAGCCACTGGTAACTGCCATTAGAAATACCCATAGTAGctacttgggttttttgtttgtttatttttgtttatttcttatgcCCAATACATGGAAGTGCTACCATTATCTGAGGTTGAGTTCAACTCTCCAAACACTGGTGCATTGTCTTCTTTACCCCCTAAAACTGCATTGCTTGTCAGATAAAACATCTTAACTAGTTGTAAACACTTGGAATTTGTTTCCTATCTTATGGGTTTCAACGTTTAATTTTGAAGTAATTTATAAGAATATAGATGTCTTTTCACAAAGACTTGTTTTGCAATCTATAGAACATCTGTTATCCAAATTGAAGGACACAGTATCTGAAAACATAGGGAAAGAATCCAGTCTATTGAGCACAAGTGGTCTGGGGAAATTAGACTAATATTCCCCTTCCACTGCAGGACAAGTGGGAACAGCTGGCTGGTCAGGACTCCTCTATAGAGATCTTTCAACACATTTCCTTGATGACCCTAGACACCGTCATGAAGTGTGCCTTCAGCCACAAGGGCAGTGTCCAGGTAGACAGGTAAGCAACAACCCTTGAACTTCAGGGCATTTAGTCTTAAGATGCAGGTGGGGCGTCTTGGATACTCAAGATCCCAGGCCCAGGCCAATTTCTGACCCAATCTAACCTTACCCAAACCACAGGCCACTGATCCCTAGCTGAGGTGGATGCCTAGATATTCATGCAACCTTCTACAGGTTTGAAAATTACAAGGGTTACAAGACAGAATTAATGTGTGCCTCTATGTTGTCTGTTTCTACCAAAGAGAAGAATTCTCCCCAGAGTCCATTCTATCTGTGGATCTGATCTTTCCACAGTCTAACCTATTATGTATCTTCTTCCTCAGAAATTACAAGACCTACATCCAGGCCATTGGGGACCTGAACAACCTATTTCATTCCCGTGTGAGGAATCTCTTCCATCAAAATGATACCATCTACAATCTGTCCTCCAATGGCCGCTTGGCCAATCGTGCTTGTCAACTGGCCCATGATCACACAGGTTCCGTTGGTACCTCCTGTCTCCCCCTCTTTCCCAGAATCAACTCAAAGGAGTTGCTGATGACTTCTGAGGTAGATCATGGCCCTATCATACCTGGGTCATACACATTCTGGATACTTTCGTACTATAAGTGTTCCAAGTTGAGACATCAGAATGCCAGGTGCTGTATGTGTGTCATCATATTGGTAATGTTTAGTGAGGCCTGACCCAGCAGCTCAAACAGAGCTTCCATTGCCCATGGTCCTAAAAAGAGGTCTGACCTGCATCAGATGGCACTGGTCTTCTAACCCTGCCCACTGCCTAATTGCTGACCTGTATAAAGCACATAGCTTCAGGCAAGGAGACACATGGGATTCCAGTCATTCTCAGGTCTGTGTGATAATTGATGTTCTAAAAACAGATGGCGTGATCAAGCTGAGGAAGGACCAGCTGCAGGATGAGGGAGAGCTGGAGAAGGTCAAGAAGAAGAGACGTTTGGATTTTCTGGA from Acomys russatus chromosome 29, mAcoRus1.1, whole genome shotgun sequence encodes the following:
- the LOC127211586 gene encoding cytochrome P450 4A10 yields the protein MSVSALSPTRFLGSVSGFLQVVSVLGLLLLLFKAVQFYLHRQWLLKAFQQFPCPPFHWFFGHKQFLNDQELKTLVACMEDFPSAFPRWFWGSKAYFTVYDPDYMKVILGRSDPKANGAYRLLAPWIGYGLLLLNGQPWFQHRRMLTPAFHYDILKPYVKTMADSIRLMLDKWEQLAGQDSSIEIFQHISLMTLDTVMKCAFSHKGSVQVDRNYKTYIQAIGDLNNLFHSRVRNLFHQNDTIYNLSSNGRLANRACQLAHDHTDGVIKLRKDQLQDEGELEKVKKKRRLDFLDILLFARMENGDSLSDKDLRAEVDTFMFEGHDTTASGVSWIFYALATHPEHQQRCREEVQSLLGDGSSITWDHLDKIPYTTMCIKEALRLYPPVPGIVRDLSTPVTFPDGRSLPKGISVTLSIYALHHNPKVWPNPEVFDPSRFAPDSPRHSHSFLPFSGGARNCIGKQFAMNELKVIVALTLLRFELLPDPTRVPTPIARLVLKSKNGIHLRLKKLH